The genome window GGCCTTCGTCCTCCAGCTGCTGCAGGATCGGGTAGACCGAGCCGGGACTGGGCCGCCACCGGTCGTGCGTGCGGCGGCGGATCTCCTGCATCAGCTGGTAGCCGTGCATCGGCTCCTCGGCCAGCAACGCCAGCACGGCCGGGCGCACCGGCCGGGGCGCGGGCCGCCCGCCGCGGAACTCGCGGACACGCTGCCACGCACCCCCACCGCCGCCCCAGCCACCCGGGCCGCCGAACGAGCCGGGGCCGCCGGGGAACCCGGGAAAGCCCGGCGGCTGCGGCGGCTGGGGCGGGTGCGGCGGGAACCCGCCTGGAGGGCCCCCGCGCGCCAGCTCCGGACCCCCGTCCCAGTCCTCGTGCTCCGGCACCCCGCGCAGGTCCGGGTGTTCGTACCCCGGCACACCGCGCCCGAAGTGCCCGCCGTGCGCCTCGGGTCCGTGGCCGGACGCGCCGCCCAGGTCCGGCTCGTGGCCCGGCACGCCGTGCGCGAAGTGCCCGCCGGGTCCGTGGCCGGGCCTGCCGTGCAGGTCGGACCCGTGCCCGAAGTG of Amycolatopsis solani contains these proteins:
- a CDS encoding PadR family transcriptional regulator translates to MDRTAGAGRIFAGFGGGHFGHGPDLHGGRFGHEPGLPGMRGHGTGAHGGHFGHGSDLHGRPGHGPGGHFAHGVPGHEPDLGGASGHGPEAHGGHFGRGVPGYEHPDLRGVPEHEDWDGGPELARGGPPGGFPPHPPQPPQPPGFPGFPGGPGSFGGPGGWGGGGGAWQRVREFRGGRPAPRPVRPAVLALLAEEPMHGYQLMQEIRRRTHDRWRPSPGSVYPILQQLEDEGLVHTVETAGRRVAELTDEGREHVAGREAEFAALWGEPEEEPNADRFATLWHALGELSGAAAQVGHSGTEAQVAEVKKILADARRRVYAVLADAGLEDEEA